The following coding sequences are from one Candidatus Methylacidiphilales bacterium window:
- a CDS encoding cytochrome c biogenesis protein ResB, giving the protein MKLTIACLAAAIVLVFAGTIAQVHLGIHEVQQLYFQSLFVWWPPNSNGFKIPIYPGGHLIGAVLLANLITAHIRRFQWTWRKFGIQLIHAGLIIMLLGGLLTDLFSVDSYMRLEIGETKNYSEDLRLTELAVIDESDSDLDQVTAIPQARLQRGGTIEHSGLPFRILVRRFYPNSQVGMLSKAGANAQAAATQGVGSRVVVTEARRDTTPNGHDTVSVVIEIEPLPSENEITAGSLGTWLVSDGLGAPQEFFYSGKQWRLELRPVRYYKHYSMTLQKFTHERYPGTEIPKNFASRVTLTDPDHKENRNVLIYMNHPLRYRGETYYQSGFDKSDKATVLEVVHNPGIIAPYAACVIVAAGLLVQFSFHLTSFLRRRKPAS; this is encoded by the coding sequence TTGAAACTGACCATTGCCTGCCTCGCGGCGGCGATTGTGCTGGTTTTTGCGGGCACGATTGCGCAGGTGCATCTGGGCATCCACGAGGTGCAGCAACTGTACTTTCAGAGCCTGTTTGTCTGGTGGCCGCCCAATTCGAATGGATTTAAAATCCCCATCTACCCGGGCGGGCATCTGATTGGCGCCGTGCTGCTGGCCAACCTGATCACCGCCCACATCCGCCGCTTCCAATGGACCTGGCGCAAATTCGGCATTCAGCTTATTCACGCGGGTTTGATCATCATGCTTCTGGGCGGACTTCTTACCGATCTATTTTCGGTGGACAGTTACATGCGGTTGGAGATAGGCGAAACAAAGAATTACTCGGAAGACCTGCGGTTGACGGAACTGGCGGTGATTGATGAAAGCGACAGCGATCTGGACCAGGTCACGGCGATACCACAAGCGCGGCTTCAGCGCGGCGGGACCATTGAGCACAGCGGCCTGCCGTTTCGGATCCTGGTTCGGCGGTTTTATCCTAACTCCCAAGTCGGAATGTTGAGCAAAGCAGGGGCCAACGCCCAAGCGGCTGCCACACAAGGCGTCGGCTCGCGTGTTGTCGTGACGGAAGCTCGGCGGGACACCACGCCGAACGGGCACGACACGGTGAGCGTCGTCATTGAGATTGAACCTCTTCCATCCGAAAATGAAATTACAGCCGGTTCGCTCGGCACGTGGCTGGTTTCGGACGGTTTGGGAGCTCCGCAGGAATTTTTCTACTCGGGCAAACAGTGGCGCCTGGAATTGCGCCCGGTGCGTTACTACAAGCATTACAGCATGACGCTGCAGAAATTCACCCATGAGCGGTATCCGGGAACGGAAATTCCCAAGAATTTCGCCAGTCGTGTCACGCTGACGGATCCTGATCACAAGGAAAACCGCAATGTGCTGATTTACATGAATCATCCGTTGCGTTATCGCGGCGAAACCTATTACCAGTCGGGATTTGACAAAAGCGACAAGGCCACGGTTCTCGAGGTGGTGCACAATCCCGGCATTATCGCGCCGTACGCCGCCTGCGTTATCGTGGCGGCGGGGCTGCTGGTCCAGTTTTCCTTCCATCTGACGTCATTTTTACGCCGGAGAAAGCCCGCATCATGA